The following proteins are encoded in a genomic region of Chrysiogenia bacterium:
- a CDS encoding DNA topoisomerase VI subunit B — protein MAKAKSAPKKKTSSKTAKKADDQLDLLGGGTPRSAPKKAAPAKAKKAAAKPAPAPKEEKPAKAPKKSKAAKPAKGERRSTAETMAGKQREISVSEFFTKNRHLLGFDNPTKALLTTIKEAVDNSLDACEEAGILPDLHVEIRSTGENRYRVKVRDNGPGIVKAQIPKIFGKLLYGSKFHRLKQSRGQQGIGISAAGMYGHLTTGKPITAISRTAKGKPAHAFDIRINTRSNEPEILRDEEVEFDLDHGTQVEIELEGIYKRGKRSVDEYLQATHLQARQAQRR, from the coding sequence ATGGCCAAAGCGAAATCGGCTCCCAAGAAAAAGACATCCTCGAAGACCGCCAAAAAGGCGGATGACCAGCTCGACCTGCTCGGCGGCGGCACCCCCAGGAGTGCGCCGAAGAAGGCTGCGCCCGCGAAGGCGAAGAAAGCGGCCGCAAAGCCCGCACCTGCCCCGAAGGAAGAGAAGCCTGCAAAGGCTCCGAAAAAATCGAAAGCTGCAAAGCCCGCCAAGGGTGAGCGCCGCAGCACGGCCGAGACCATGGCCGGCAAGCAGCGCGAGATCTCCGTCAGCGAGTTCTTTACCAAGAACCGCCACCTGCTGGGATTCGACAACCCGACCAAGGCGCTGCTGACCACCATCAAGGAAGCGGTCGACAACTCGCTCGACGCCTGCGAGGAAGCGGGCATTCTGCCCGACCTGCACGTCGAGATCCGCTCCACCGGCGAGAACCGCTACCGCGTGAAAGTGCGCGACAACGGCCCGGGCATCGTGAAGGCCCAGATCCCGAAGATCTTCGGCAAGCTGCTCTATGGATCGAAGTTCCACCGCCTCAAGCAGTCGCGCGGGCAGCAGGGCATCGGCATCTCGGCCGCGGGCATGTACGGCCACCTGACCACGGGCAAGCCGATCACGGCGATCTCCCGCACGGCCAAGGGGAAACCTGCCCACGCCTTCGACATCCGCATCAACACGCGCAGCAACGAGCCCGAGATTCTACGTGACGAAGAGGTCGAGTTCGACCTCGACCACGGCACCCAGGTGGAGATCGAACTCGAAGGCATCTACAAGCGCGGCAAGCGCAGCGTCGATGAGTATCTGCAGGCCACTCATCTACAAGCGCGGCAAGCGCAGCGTCGATGA